A genome region from Mycobacteriales bacterium includes the following:
- a CDS encoding FtsX-like permease family protein, translating to MLTISLRGLWSHKRRLVGTFLAVFLGVAFLSGTLVLSDTLRANIDGFLTTANQGTDAVIRNSTSVGTGPATARGLIPQSIVDRVRGVDGVADAVPTVQGEGELVRPDGTAITGKGPRQAGNWVTDSALNPYHLVQGRPPHTAHEVVINRGAAEDGSLRIGENIHVLTPQSVPVRVVGIATFGSQDGFGGSSYTAFSLAGAQEFITKQAGRVSTISVRADPGVSQAELVRRIRPVLPPGAEAISGSQLTSENVASVDTSFLNVFRTLLTVFAGIALAVATFSIHNTFSIIAAQRTRESALLRAIGASRRQILGSVIVEACTVGLLASAAGLVGGLGIAWLLKSAFAGLGFALPAGGLTVTGGTLAVGVPVGVLVTVLAGLGPALKASRVPPLAALRDVGTDGTAVGRSRVVTGLALGAAGLACVAIALSSSASVLTFAGIGGVLLLAAMVVLGPTVARPLVVVLGAPVAALRGMTGQLARQNAMRSPRRTAGAATALMVGIAVVTLFTVFAASVRASIDDNVSKTFAGDLVVDDSTPGGGGNLSPQLATAVAKLPVVSNAAGLGSATVTIDGKSSGVGVADPVALARVLDLGVDAGSVQGLGDHRVAISTKTAADHHWRLGTPLRVGFADGHTDVLPVGALFGNRDIVGGDVLLPRAAWVPHAVQDDDSTVFIALKPGVSIAAGRAAVTTVTSGLGSPTVQDRAQYIDAQAKGVSTLLTLVYVMLVLAIVIALMGIANTTSLSVHERTRELGLLRAVGQTRSQVRAMVRWESVITAVLGTVGGLGLGVFLGWVLVDAAGSEGIGSFAAPAGQLVIVLLVGAIAGLLAGLRPARQAARMPTIRAITAE from the coding sequence ACCTCGGTCGGGACCGGACCCGCGACGGCACGCGGACTGATCCCGCAATCGATCGTCGACCGAGTGCGCGGTGTCGACGGTGTCGCCGACGCGGTCCCGACTGTGCAGGGTGAAGGGGAGTTGGTCCGCCCCGACGGCACGGCGATCACTGGAAAAGGCCCGCGCCAGGCGGGCAACTGGGTCACCGACAGCGCGCTCAACCCGTACCACCTCGTCCAGGGCCGCCCGCCGCACACCGCGCACGAGGTCGTCATCAACCGCGGCGCCGCCGAGGACGGGAGTCTGCGGATCGGCGAGAACATCCACGTGCTGACACCCCAATCGGTGCCGGTGCGCGTGGTCGGCATCGCGACGTTCGGTTCGCAGGACGGCTTCGGCGGGTCGAGCTACACCGCTTTCTCCCTCGCCGGGGCGCAGGAGTTCATCACCAAGCAGGCCGGCCGGGTCAGCACCATCTCGGTGCGCGCCGATCCCGGTGTGTCCCAGGCAGAGCTGGTACGCCGTATCCGGCCGGTGCTTCCGCCCGGTGCCGAAGCGATCAGCGGCTCGCAGTTGACCAGCGAGAACGTCGCCAGTGTCGACACCTCATTTCTCAATGTCTTCCGCACGCTGTTGACCGTCTTCGCCGGGATCGCGCTCGCCGTCGCCACGTTCAGCATCCACAACACGTTCTCGATCATCGCCGCCCAACGGACCCGCGAATCCGCGCTGCTGCGGGCGATCGGCGCATCACGCCGGCAGATCCTCGGCTCCGTCATCGTCGAAGCGTGCACGGTCGGGCTCCTCGCGTCTGCCGCCGGGCTGGTCGGCGGGCTGGGTATCGCCTGGCTGCTGAAGAGCGCCTTCGCCGGTCTCGGCTTCGCCCTGCCCGCGGGCGGCCTGACCGTCACCGGCGGCACGCTGGCCGTGGGTGTTCCGGTCGGCGTCCTCGTCACGGTGCTCGCCGGCCTCGGGCCCGCCCTGAAGGCGTCCCGGGTGCCACCGCTGGCGGCGCTGCGCGACGTCGGCACCGACGGTACTGCCGTCGGCCGGTCCCGCGTCGTCACCGGGCTGGCGCTCGGCGCGGCCGGTCTGGCCTGCGTCGCCATCGCGTTGTCGTCGTCGGCGTCCGTGCTGACCTTCGCCGGAATCGGCGGCGTGCTGCTGCTCGCGGCGATGGTGGTCCTCGGCCCGACTGTTGCCCGGCCGCTGGTCGTCGTGCTCGGCGCTCCGGTCGCGGCACTTCGCGGCATGACGGGCCAACTGGCCCGGCAGAACGCCATGCGCAGCCCGCGGCGTACCGCTGGTGCGGCGACCGCACTGATGGTCGGCATCGCCGTCGTCACGCTCTTCACGGTCTTCGCGGCATCGGTCCGCGCATCGATCGACGACAACGTGTCCAAAACATTCGCCGGCGACCTGGTCGTCGACGACTCCACGCCCGGCGGTGGCGGCAATCTCAGCCCACAACTGGCCACCGCCGTCGCGAAGCTCCCCGTCGTGAGCAACGCGGCCGGTCTCGGGTCGGCAACCGTGACCATCGACGGAAAGAGCAGCGGTGTCGGCGTCGCGGACCCGGTGGCCCTGGCCCGCGTGCTCGACCTCGGTGTGGACGCCGGTTCGGTGCAGGGCCTCGGCGATCACCGCGTCGCGATCTCCACCAAGACCGCCGCGGACCACCACTGGCGGCTCGGGACCCCACTCCGGGTCGGCTTCGCGGACGGCCACACCGACGTGCTGCCGGTGGGAGCGCTCTTCGGCAACCGCGACATCGTCGGCGGCGACGTCCTCCTGCCGCGGGCCGCCTGGGTGCCGCACGCGGTGCAAGACGACGACTCGACCGTCTTCATCGCGCTGAAACCCGGCGTCAGCATCGCTGCCGGCCGCGCCGCGGTCACCACGGTCACGTCCGGCCTGGGTAGTCCCACGGTGCAGGACCGGGCGCAGTACATCGATGCGCAGGCCAAGGGTGTGAGCACCCTGCTCACGCTGGTCTACGTGATGCTGGTGCTGGCGATCGTCATCGCGCTGATGGGCATCGCCAACACGACCTCGCTGTCGGTCCATGAGCGGACCCGCGAACTCGGGCTGCTCCGCGCCGTCGGGCAGACCCGTAGCCAGGTGCGCGCGATGGTCCGGTGGGAGTCGGTCATCACCGCGGTGCTCGGCACCGTCGGCGGACTCGGGCTCGGAGTGTTCCTCGGCTGGGTACTCGTCGACGCCGCCGGGTCGGAGGGCATCGGCTCGTTCGCGGCTCCGGCCGGCCAACTGGTGATCGTGCTGCTGGTCGGGGCGATCGCCGGGCTGCTGGCCGGGCTGCGGCCGGCCCGTCAGGCGGCCCGCATGCCGACCATCCGCGCCATCACCGCGGAGTGA